The window AAACACGATAGACCAACTTCGGCCAATCAATCCGGTGCCCACAATCGCGACTTTCTTCGACATAACCTTCCTTAATTTATCAAGTAATTTTTGCACCAACTAATAAGTTATTGGTGTTTTGCTTGAATTCCTCAAATGACCAAGCTGAAAATAAAAGTAATTCAAGCGATATGTTAGTCCTCGGTTGCATTCCATATAGACCTGTGTCTATGATGCCTATTTCTTGTGGTTCCCTGTCGCCAATTGGGCAACCAGATGCAAAAAACTCTACTGATTATGTAGAGTTCGACATTCGATAGTTGATTCGGTGAGATTGGCAAGTAGTGTGTAATTTTTGAGCTCCCCGCATCGACCGCACAATAATTCAGCATTGCAAAACATCCATTCGCAGAGTGTTATGGAAAAACCGAAGCACATTGTGTTGACCTCACACCCGGGCCGTCTTGACCAACGTGGGCCACAGATTCATTGGGGTCAGGCGGACCCAAAGCAACGAGGCCCCATTATTGGTTCAGTCAAAAATCCCTCTAAGCGAAATGTGATTGGCACTCACTCAGGCTCCTATGCGGTTTATCGTGCGCTCGCAGTGGCTGCCGGTCAGCTTGATGCGGACCATGTTCCAGACCTAACAAATACGGCACCAATTGTACCAATTGGTCCTCACTCTCAGTGGGGGGAACCCGGAAAAATTATTTCTTTAGATCCCTTTGGTCACATGATTGGGCAGGTTTTCGCGGAGGAATTAAAGGACGGAATGGATATCCGTCCTACGATAGCTGTGACCAAGGCAAGGTTGGAATTGATTGAAATGCAGGACGCCATGCGACAGGGCCGCCTCAAGCCTGATGGCAAAGTTTTACAAGAAACAGGTGAGGTGAATGTCACCAAAATGGCTGTTGAACCAGTCTGGTATCTGCCTGGGGTTGCTGAAAGATTCGAGATTACAGAATCTCAACTTCGGCGCAACCTCTTTGAACAAACAGGGGGAATGTACCCTGAACTTGTAACTCGTCCAGATTTGCAGGTCTTTCTTCCTCCAATTGGTGGAATCACTGTCTATTTCATGGGAGATATAGAGAAGATTGGAGACAAAGACTGCAAAGTCACCTGTCGTGTTCATGATGAGTGCAACGGTTCAGACGTATTTGGTTCAGATATTTGTACTTGTCGACCCTACTTGATTCACGGTATCGAGGTGTGT is drawn from SAR324 cluster bacterium and contains these coding sequences:
- a CDS encoding GTP cyclohydrolase II — its product is MEKPKHIVLTSHPGRLDQRGPQIHWGQADPKQRGPIIGSVKNPSKRNVIGTHSGSYAVYRALAVAAGQLDADHVPDLTNTAPIVPIGPHSQWGEPGKIISLDPFGHMIGQVFAEELKDGMDIRPTIAVTKARLELIEMQDAMRQGRLKPDGKVLQETGEVNVTKMAVEPVWYLPGVAERFEITESQLRRNLFEQTGGMYPELVTRPDLQVFLPPIGGITVYFMGDIEKIGDKDCKVTCRVHDECNGSDVFGSDICTCRPYLIHGIEVCVENAQNGGVGIIAYFRKEGRALGEVTKFLVYNARKRQEGGDRAETYFERTECVAGVQDMRFQQLMPDVLNWLGVKHIDILVSMSNMKYDAIVSQGITVGERLAIPDEQIPDDAKVEMEAKKAAGYFTDASLDPDALKSTVGRNLEQF